The Cryobacterium sp. SO1 genomic sequence GGTTGGCCGGTGTGTCCGGTGTGTCCGGTGGGTCTGGTGTGTCTGGTCGGTCCGGTGTGTCTGGTCGGTCCGGTGGGTCCGTCGAGTTGGGTGGGTTTGCCGGGCTCGGCGGCCTCGGCGGGCCCACCCGGCTTGGTGGGCTGGGTGGGCTCGGCCGGCTGGGTGGGTTCGCCCGGCTGGGTGGGCTGGGTGGGCTCGGCCGGCTGGGTGGGTTCGCCCGGCTGGGTGGGCTGGGTGGGCTGGGTGGGCTGGGTGGGTTCGCCCGGCTGGGTGGGCTGGGTGGGCTCGGCCGGCTGGGTGGGCTTGGTGGGCTGGGTGGTTTCGCCCGGCTGGGTGGGCTGGGCGGGTTGGCCGGTAGCGCCGGCGGTGGTGGTGAGGATCTGCACGGCGGGCCGGCGGCCGCCGAGCATCTCGTTGGGTTGACGGTGGTGCCGGCGGTGAGCAGGTCGATGAAGCCGTCGCAGGTGATCTGGGTGGTGGTGCGGGGGTCGTCCTTGACTCGTTTGGCCCAGGCGGCCCGGTCGGTGTCGACGAAGCGCACGCCGCCGCGGCGGGGGCTGGTGAGGCTGTCGAAGGTGGACTTGATGAATTCGCCCTGTTCCGGCGGGAAGAGGCCGTCGATGCGGACTTGGCCGGTGTTCAGGGTCCAGATGTGCAGGTAGCGGTCGTCCCAGGCTTTCTGTTCGCGCACCCGGATGCCGGCCTCGTCGAGGCAGTCGCGCATCTGCCGGGCCTTTTTGAGCAGTTGGTCCACGTTCAGCGAGGCGGCGTCGGCGAGTAATTGGGTCAGGGCGTCGGCCAGGGCCGGGCCAGTGACGACGGTGTCGACGTCGCCCAGGCCGGTGCGCAGGGCGTGCGCGGCATCGATGGACAGGGTGCCGTCGTTCACGGCGTGCGAGATCGGTGTGTGCCACGGCAGCGGCAGAAGCGGAACCGAAGGGGCGGCCGGGCCGGACCCCTCGGCGGTGCCCGGGCCAAGCGCGTCCCAGTCACGCGCCCCCGGGTCACCCGCCGGATCCAGCGCTTCGTCGCGCAGCCGACGGGCGGCCGCCGCCTCGGCCTCCGCCTGCGCGGCGGCGGCCTGGGCTTCGGCCTCCTCGGCCTCGGCGAGTATCCGGCCCACCCCCACGAGCTTGCGCGACTCGACCTTGCTCGCCCCGGTGAGCTGTTGGATCAACGCCTCGGGGTTCAGAAAGCCCTGCTGCGCGGCCAGGCCGGACTGGCCCAGCTCCCACCGGGAGCGCTGCCCGAGGGTCTTCGCCATCCACGCCTTGCGGGTATCCAACTCGCGTTGCGCCTGCGCGAGGATCCGCTGACCGGCCAACACCTCCGCATCCGACAACGCGTCGTACTCAACACTGCACGAGCCCAGCCTGGCCACGTTCGCGGCGGCATCCACGAACGCGTCACCGCGGGAAGCGGCGAACGTGTCTACGATGGTCGACTGGTTGTTCATACTGCGAATCTAGCCCGATTCCGAAGCTTTGTGTGAGTAAACGTCAACTTGTGGATAACGTTCTCGGGTCAGAGCGAGCGCACGGTCACACGTCCCACCGGGCCATCTAACGTAACGCGGGGACCGGCCGACAGTGGCCGTTGACGACTGCTGGAGTCGTCCGGGAACCAGGGACGGGTCCATGATCGTTGTAACCAGGCTGAATGACAGTCAGTTCGCGATCAATCCTGACCTCATTGAGCGCATCCATGTGAACCCCGACACCACCCTGGTGATGGTCGACGGCGCCAAGTTCATCGTGACCGAGAGCCTGACCGAGGTCATCGAGAAGATCGCCGCCTACCGGGCACGCGTGATCGGACTGGCCTACAGCGGCACCGACGCTTCCACGGGGAGCACAGACAGCAATCCCTACACCCGCCCGGACGCCGTTGTCCCCTTGCGCCCCCGGAGGCTGTAAATGGACCCCGCAACCCTGATCGGCATCGTTCTCGCCTTCGGCGCTCTCTTTGCAATGATCACCATCGAGGGCTCGCACGTCACCGCGATCCTGCTACCCGCCCCGATGGTTCTGGTCTTCGGCGCCACCATCGCCGTCGGAATCGCCGGCGGCACCCTGCGCGACACCGTCAAGGCCGTCAAGGCCCTGCCCGGTGCGTTCCTGGGCAAGACCACCCCGCCCCAGAAGCTCATCGACCAGGTGGTGGGTCTGGCCGAGAAGGCCCGCAGCTCGGGGCTGCTCGCCCTCGAGCAAGAGGCCGACAAGATCAACGACCCGTTCCTGCGCGGCGCACTGCAGAACATCGCCGACGGCACCGACGGTGATGAGCTGCGCATCCTGCTGGAAGACGAGATCGCCACCCGCACCAAGGAGAGCCGCAACGCGGCCAAGTTCTTCACCACACTGGGCGGCTACGCCCCCACGGTGGGCATCATCGGCACCGTGATCTCGCTCACGCACGTCCTCGAGAACCTGGACACCCCATCCACCCTCGGGCCCATGATCGCCGCCGCGTTCGTCGCAACTCTCTGGGGGCTCCTGTCCGCGAACTTCCTCTGGCTCCCCATCGGCAGCCGGCTGAAGCGACTCTCCGACATCGAAGCCGAACGGATGACGCTGCTCATGGAGGGCGCTCTGGCCGTGCAGGCCGGCAGCCAGCCCCGGCTGCTCGGCGAGCGCCTGCAGGCCATGGTGCCGGCGGCATCCGGTAAATCGGCGAAGGGGTCAAAGGGCGGCAAGGCCCAGAAGCCCTCGTCCGAGAAGCCCCTCAAGAAGGCCGCGTGAGCGGACGCGGCCGGGGCCGGGGCCGGGGGCTCGAGGAGGAACACGAGGAGCACGTCGACGAGCGCTGGATGGCCTCGTACATGGACATGGTCACCGTGCTGATGTGCATGTTCATCGTGCTGTTCGCCATGTCCACCGTGGACCAGGCCAAGTTCGTACAGCTGAAGAACTCCTTGGCGACGGGCTTCGGCGCGGTGGACGTGGGCAAGATCGACACCGCCGAGGGCGTCGTGGTGCCGGCCGACCTGGTCGACACCCCGGCGGTGAACCAGGATGTCGGGCTGTCCGACCTCGACCTGGCCATCGCCGAGGTCGACGACCTCACCGCCGTGCAGGAGGCCATGCAGACGGCCCTCACCGCCGTGGGCCTCGACGCCCTCGTGGAGTACGCCATCGACGAGCGCGGCCTCTCGGTGGGCCTGGTCGGGTCCGAGACGTTTTTCGAACCCAATGTCGCCACCCTCAGCTCCCAGGCGGTCTCGGTGCTCGACATCATCGGCCCGGTGCTGGCGGGCAGCCAACGCGAGGTCTCGGTCGAGGGACACGCCGACAGGCACGGGGTGACCATCAACTACCCGACCGACTGGGAGCTCTCCAGCGCCAGGGCCACCCAGGTGCTGCGCCACCTGGTGGAACGCACCGGGGTGGCGCAGGAGCGGATCGGCGCGATCGGCTACGGCTCGGCCCGGCCGGTGGACACCGGCGATGACCTGGCCGCCATGGCTCGCAACCGCCGGGTCGACGTGGTCCTGCTCTCCAACCAGCCCGACAGCGTGCGGGCGCTGATCCCGTCCGTGCTCGATGGCACGGCCGTGCCCGACGAGTCGGCCCCCACGGACAGCACCGCCGTGCACACCAACCCCAAGGACAGCGAAGCCAAGGACAGCACCCCCGCCACCGGCGGCGACACCTCGGCGGTGACCTCCGGGCACTGAGGCCACGGGCAGGCCGGGCGGCCGGGCGGCACAAAACGGCACCGACGACTTTGCCGACGCCGCTAACATCCGTATTCAACCCGCCGATAGTGCCAGTCGTGACGGTCCAGGAACATATCAGCAGCGGCGTGCCCGGAAAACCCGCGCGCGCTGTAGAGGTCTACGACTTCAGCAGACCGACGACGCTGGCCCGTGACCACGCCCGGGTGCTCGAGCTGGCCTTTGAGACCTTTGCCCGCCAGTGGGGTACCCAGCTGACCGCCCAGGTGCGGATGATTTCCCAAGTCACCTGCGAACAGGTGGTGATGAGCGGCTACGACGAGTACGCCTCCTCGCTCCCCGCCACGACCGCCATGGTGCTGTGCACCGTCGAGGGCCTCGACGCCCAGGCCGTCATCCAGTTTCCGTCCGCCGCCGCGCTGTACTGGGTCGCCCACATGCTCGGCGGCACCGGGCTGCCCCTTCCGCCGGAGCGGCCGTTCACCCAGATCGAGCAGGCCCTCGTTCGCCGGCTGATGGACGACGCCCTCGAGGACTTGCGGTACTCCCTCGGCGCCCTGCTCACCCTGCCCATCGCGGTGGACGGCATCCAGTACAACTCCCAGTTCGCGCAGGCTGCGGCCACGTCCGACCTGATGATCGTGGCTTCCTTCACTATCAGGGTCGGCGACAAGACCACGGCGGCCACCCTCGCCCTCCCGGCCGAAGCCCTGCTACCCCAGCTCGGCGAACCCGGCCCTCCGGTCTCGGCCACCCCGCCGGTGGACCTGTTGCGCGCCCAGCTCGGCTGGGTGCCCGTGGACGTGTCCCTGCGGCTCGCGCACGCGCGGGTGCTGCCGAGCGCCATCCTGGCCCTCGCGATCGGCGACGTGCTGGCGATCCCGCATCCCACCCACCGACCGCTCGACCTGGTGGTGGATGGCCGCACTCTGGCCCGCGCTGCCGTCGGCTCCACCGGCTCCCGCCTGGCCTGCATCATCATCGACACCGAGGAAAAGACCCCATGACGCTTCAGCGCTCCGCCTCCGCCCAGTCACCGTCCGCCGCCGGCGGAGTCGGCGTCATCGGCTCAGGGCTCTCCGACGGAGTCGCGGACGCGGCCGTCGCCGCCCTGCTCACGGTGCTGCCCACGCCCACCATCCTCACCGCGACGGTCGGTTCCGGCGCCGGCGTCGTCGGCCGCGCCGGGGGAACCGTGCACGGTGCCGTCGTGGCCTCGTTCGTCGGCGCCACCTCAGCCGACCTGGCCGTGGTCCTCGCCGACCCCGGCTCCCTCGACGCCGCGGCCGGCGCCGAGAGCGGCCTCGTCTCGCGAGACGACATCATCCGCCCGGCCCTCGAGCGCGCTGCCGGCGTGCTCGGCCTCGGTGTGCTGGGCGACGCCCGGATCGACGACGCGACCACCCTGTTCCTCGATGCGGAGACCGTGGTCTTCGAGCTCACCGGCGGCGGCGTCACCGTCGGCTGGTTCGCGATCCGGCTGCGCCTGAACAGCGCGGCCGCCGCAACCGGCGACCGCACCGTGGTCGGCAACCTCGGCCGTATCAACAGCGTCGAAATGGCCCTCACGGTCGAGATCGGCCGCACCAGGATGACGGTGCGCGACGTGCTCGCCCTCGAACCGGGCGCCGTGGTCGAACTGGACCGCTCCGTCGGATCGCCCGCCGACATCCTCCTCAACGGCCGCCTGATCGCCCACGGTGAGATCGTCGTCGTCGACCAGGACTACGCCGTGCGGATCACCCAGATCCTCGATGTGGCCGAGAGCCTGACCTAGGTGGACACCGTCGTCGTCGCCCTGCGAGTGATCCTGTCCCTGGCCGTTGTGCTCGGGCTGCTCTGGGTGCTGCAACGACGCCTGACTAGGGGCGCCGGGTCGCGCGCAGCCAATGTGGTGACCGTCGTGGGCCGGCAGGGCCTCGGCCAGAAGGCCTCAGTGGTGGTGGTGGATGTCGACGGCCGCCGTTTTGTGCTCGGCGTCACCGAGCAGTCGATCAGCGTGCTGCACGACGGCGAGACCGACCCGGCCGCGGCTGTGGCCGGCGGCGCCGGCATCAGCGCCGTGCGCACCGAGGGCGGCAACGATCAGTCGGCTGTCGCTTTCGCCAGGTCGTTGCACGCCGCATCCGGGGGACCGACCCTGGTGCCGTCGGACACCGACACACCGGCAGAGCCGCCGCTGACCTTCCGTCCGCGACGGGATCGCAGCCAGGGCGGTCGGCTCGGCGGCTCCATCCTCTCGCCCTCGACGTGGCAACAGACCGCCGCTCTGCTTCGGCACGGCCGGTGAAAACCGCGAACCCTGCTCTCGGCCGGCCCGTCCTGGCCCCTCCCGTCCCCACCCGGCAGGTCCTGGCCCGATGGGTCGTCATGGCGGCTCTTGTGGCCGTCATCGTGGTGGCCCTGATCCTGCTCGTGGCCTCAACCAGCCACGCGGCGCCGCTCGCCCCTACCGAGCCGATAGTGCCGATCGTGCCCATCGACCCTGCCGTCCCCACCCCGGCCGCCACCCCGGGAACGGGCCTCACCGTGGAGATCAACGGGCCGAACGGCGCGCCGTCTTCGGCCATCGTGACCCTGATCGGCATCACCCTGCTGTCGGTGGCGCCGGCGCTGCTGCTGATGATGACGTCGTTCACCAAGATCTTCGTGGTGCTCGCCATGACCCGCAACGCCCTCGCGCTGCCGTCGATCCCGCCCAACCAGGTGCTCGCGGGCCTGGCCCTGTTCCTGTCGCTGTTCATCATGGCTCCAGTGCTCACCGACATCAACACCGAGGCGTTGCAGCCCTACCTCAACGGCTCGATGACCTTCGACGATGCGGTGACGACGGGCTCGGAGCCGTTGCGCACCTTCATGCTCGCGCACACCAGGCAGGAAGACCTGGCCCTGATGGTGCGGGCGTCCGACCAGCCCAACCCGGCCAACCCCGCCGCGGTGTCGCTCGTCACCCTCATCCCGGCGTTCATGATCTCCGAACTGCGGGCCGCGTTCATCATCGGCTTCGTGATCTTCATCCCGTTCCTGGTCATCGACCTGGTGGTGTCGGCGGCGCTGATGTCGATGGGCATGATGATGCTGCCGCCGGTGATGATCTCGCTGCCGTTCAAGATCCTGCTCTTCATCCTCGTCGACGGCTGGGGCCTGATCATCACCACCCTGGTCAACAGTTACCGGGGTGGCTGATGGACCCCAACGCCGTCCTGGACATCGGCCTGCAGGCCATCGTCGTGTCCGCCAAGCTCTCGGCACCCATCCTGATCACCGCCCTGGTGGTCGGCTTCGCCATCTCCCTGGTGCAGTCGATCACCCAGATCCAGGAGGTGACGCTCTCCTTCGTGCCCAAGGCCATCGCGGTCTGTATCGCCATGCTCATCTGCGGGCACTGGATGATCTCCGAGATCGTCTCGTTCACCACCAACCTGTTCGATAAGATTCCCGGCCTGATCGGCGGCGGCTAGGTGAACATCACCCTGGACTTCGCCTGGCTGGAGGCGGTGATGCTGGCCGGGGTGCGCATGATCGCGTTCCTCGTCGTGGCGCCGCCGTTCTCCTTCAACGCGTTCCCGCTGCGCATCAAGGGCATGCTCGCGCTCGGCCTGGCGCTGGCCGTGGCGCCCAGGGTGGTGCCCGGCTACGCCTCGCCGGACACCGGGGGGTTCATCGTGGCGCTGCTGTTGGAGATCGTGGTGGGCGGCGTGCTGGGTTTCCTGGTCCTCGTCGTGTTCTCCGCCATCCAATCGGCCGGCAACCTGATCGACCTGTTCGGCGGCTTCCAGCTCGCCCAGGGCTTCGACCCGCAGTCGATGGTCAACGGCGCCCAGTTCACCCGGCTCTACCAGATGACCGCGCTGGCCCTGCTGTTCGCCTCCGGCGGCTACCAGCTGATCCTGGGCGGCCTGACCCGCTCGTTCGCCGCGCTGCCGGTCGGCGGCGGCATCGACCTCGCCGTGCCGATGCAGACGGTCACCGCCGCGGTCGGCCAGATGTTGCTGGCCTCGGTGCAGATCGCCGGACCGCTGATCGTGGTGCTGTTCCTCGCCGACGCCGGCTTGGGCCTGCTCACCAGGGTGGCCCCGGCGCTGAACGCGTTCGCGCTCGGTTTCCCGCTCAAGATCCTGATCACCCTCACCCTCGGCGCCGCCGGGTTCATGGCCCTGCCCGGCATCGTCGCCTCGCTCACCGACGACGCGGTGTCGAGCATGTGGGGGGTGCGCTGATGAGCGACGCGGGTGAACGCACCGAACAAGCCACAGAGAAGCGGATGCGGGAGGTCCGGTCCAAGGGTCAGCTGGCCAGGTCGCAGGACCTCACCGCGTGGGTCGGCATCGGCGCCGCCGCGGTGATGATGCCGATGACCATCGAGGCCGGTGCGGCCGCCGGGCGGTCGCAGCTGTTGGACATCCGTAACGTGGCCGAGAACCCGAACCCGGAGCGGGCGCTGCAGCTGCTCGCCGAGGGGCTGGGCACCATGGGCGGCGTCCTCACTCCCATGCTCGTCGTGGTCTGCGTGGCGGTGCTGGCGGGATCGATCCTGCAGGGCGGCGTGCACATCAAGAAGGTCGCCGGCAAGTACGAGCAGTTCAACCCGGTCACCGGGCTCGCACGCACCTTCGGCACCCAGGCGCTCTGGCAGGGGGTAAAGGCTCTGCTGAAGACCATCGTTGTCGGCGTGGTGCTCACCTCGGTGATCCAGGGCCTGACGCCGGTGCTGATGACCGCGGGCGGTCTGCCGGTGATGGTCCTGATCGGCGCGGCCGGCGACGGCACCGCCGCGCTGGTGCAATCGGCCGTGATCGCCGGCCTGGTGCTGGCCGCCGCCGATGTGATGGTGGTGATGCGGCGGAACCGCAAGCGCACGAGGATGACCAAGAAGGAGGTCACCGACGAGCACAAGAGCTCAGAGGGTGACCCGCTGATCCGCTCCCAACGCCGGGCCCGCCAGCTGGCGATGAGCCGCAACCGCATGATCGCCGCCGTCGCCACCGCCGACGTGGTGCTGATCAACCCCACCCACTTCGCCATCGCCCTCCGGTACGAACCGGGCAAGTCAGCCCCGAGGGTCGTCGCCAAGGGGGCCGGGGTGATCGCCGCCCGCATCCGCGAGCAGGCCGAGACCGACACCGTGCCCATCGTCAAGGACATCCCGCTGACCCGGGCCCTGCACAGCGCCTGCGAGCTCGGCCAGGAGATCCCGGTGGAGCTCTACAACGCCGTTGCCCGGGTGCTGGCCTTTGTGCTCGCCCTGAAGACCCGCGGTTCACGCTCCGGCGTGCACACCATGACCCACACCACTCGCCCTCATTTCACCCACCCGGCGGAGGCCATCTAAGTGAACAGCACGCTCGCAAAACTCGCCGTTCCGATCGGAGTGGTCGGCATCATCCTGCTGCTGGTGGTGCCGATTCCCGCCGGGCTGCTCGATGTGCTCATCATCGTGAACATCCTGCTGGCCCTGGTGACCCTGCTCACTACGATGTTCGTCAAGAAGCCGCTGGACTTCTCGGTGTTCCCGTCGCTGTTGCTCGTGGCCACCCTGTTCAGGCTCGGCCTGAACGTCGCGTCCACCCGGCTGGTGCTCGGCGACGGGTACGCCGGCCAGGTGATCGCCTCGTTCGGCCACGTCGCCGTCGGCGGGTCGATCATCATCGGCGCCGTGATCTTCCTGATCCTGGTGGTCATCCAGTTCGTCGTCGTCACCAAGGGCGCCGAACGTGTTGCCGAGGTGGGCGCCAGATTCACCCTCGACGCCATGCCGGGCAAGCAGATGGCCATCGACGCCGACCTGAACGCCGGCCTGATCACCGACGTGCAGGCCAAGGACCGTCGTGCGGAAGTCTCCGCTGAGGCCGACTTCTACGGGGCCATGGACGGCGCCTCCAAATTCGTCAAGGGTGACGCCATCGCCGGCCTGATCATCATCATCATCAACCTGATCGGCGGCATCGCCATCGGCATGCTGCAGCGCGGCATGGAGGTCGGCGACGCGCTGAACACCTACGCCCTGCTCACGATCGGCGACGGCCTGGTCACCCAGATTCCCGCCCTGCTGATGGCCGTCTCCACCGGCATGATCGTCACCCGCTCCAACGCCGAGTCCGACATCGGCGCCACAGCGTCGGCCCAGCTCACCCAGTCCCGCACCGCGCTGATGATCGCCGGCGCCGCCGCGATCCTGATGGCGCTCATCCCCGGCATGCCGATCATCCCGTTCATCATCGTCGGCGCTGGACTGATCGTCATCTCCCAGCGGATCAAGGGCAACGAGGCCAAGGCCAAGGCCGGCGCCGCCGCGGCCGCGGCCGTGGAAGGGCTGGCGCCCCGGACGGACACGGCCGAGGACCTCATGGAGCAGATGCGCGTGCATGCCCTCGAGATCCAGCTCGCCCCCGACCTCGTGGACCTCGTGTCCGGGGCCTCCGACGACCTGCTCGCCCGGGTGCGGGCACTCCGCCGCAAAATCGCGATCGACCTGGGAATGGTCGTGCCGCCGGTGCGCACCAGGGACAACATCGACCTACCGCCGTCCACCTACGCCATCCGCATCGCCGGGGTCGAGGCCGGGCGCGGCATCGCCCCGGCCGGCAAGGTGCTCGCGCTCGGCGACAACCTGGAGTCGCTGCCGGGCACGGCGACCATCGAACCGGTCTTCGGTCTGGCCGGCAAATGGGTGCCGGGCGAGATGCGGCCACGGGCGGAGATGGCCGGCGCCACGGTGATCGACCGGGTCTCGGTGCTCGTGACGCACCTGTCGTCGATCATCACCGGCAACGCCGCGCGCCTGCTCAGCCGTGAAGACGTGCGGGTGCTCACGGATGGCGTCCGCCAGGTCAGCCCGTCGGCCGTGGACGACCTCATCCCCGGCCTGCTCTCCCTGGCCGAGGTTCAGCGGGTGCTGCAGGGGCTGCTCGCCGAGCAGATCCCGATCAACGACCTGCCGCGCATCTACGAGGCCCTGTCGGTGCGTGCGAAGGTGTCCGTCGATGCGGAAGGCCTCGTCGAGGCAGCCCGGCAGGCGCTCGGGCCCGCGCTCACAGCGTTATACCTGGACGGCGCGCTCCTTCGGGTCATCATGATCGAGCCCGGCCTCGAGCAGTCGATGCTCGAGGGCATGCGGCCGAGCGACGCGGGCAGCCAGATCCTGCTCGACCCTGTCCGGGTCGACGCCATCCTCGGCTCCCTGCGCAGCACCATCGCCGCCGTCGAGGCCAGCGGCCGCACGGCCGTGCTGGTCTGCGCTCCGGCGCTCCGGCCGGCCATCCACCGTCTGGTGTCGGCGCAGGCCGGTGGCCTGCCGGTGTTGTCCTACGAAGAGGTCACCTCCGCCAGGGTCGCCATCGAAACGGTGGGGGTGGTCCGTGCAAACGAAACGCTTGCGGCTTGAGGGTTCCACCCTGCCCGAACTGCAGGCCCGCGTGCTCGCCGAGCACGGCGACGGCGCCCGCATCGTCGCTGCCGAGCAGGTGACCGTCGGCGGTATCCGGGGCTTCTTCGCCAAACGGCACATCGAGGTGACCGTCGAGGTGCCCGACGCCCCGGTCCAGGTCCTGGTGGAGCGCGGCTCTCAGCGCCGCCGTGCCGCCCGCCCGAGGGATGAGGTCACCACCAGGCTCGGCATCGCGGCGCTGCTCGATGACGCGGATGCGGCCGAGACGCTTCTGCGCACCGACCCGGCGTCTCCTCGTCGAGCGGCCCGCGAGACCGCCGTCGCACCGGACGTGTCGACGGGCACCCCGGACTTCGCCCGGCTGATGGACGAGCTGACCTTCGCCACCTCGCCCGCCCTTCGGCCCGGCGGCGCGTCGGCGCCGGACGAGCCGGCGGAGCCGTTCGGTTCCTCGGTGCCGGTCGGTTCAGTGGTGCCGTTCCGTTCGGCGGAGCCGTTCCGTTCAGCGGAGCCGGACCGACACGAACCCGGCGACCGGCCGGCACTGTCGTCTGGGGCGCCGACGATGCTGGACGGCCCCGGCGATCTGATCCTGCTCCTCGGCCTGCCCGACGACGTGGCCGTGGCCGCCAGGCTGCTGTCGGCGGGCGCCACGGCAGTGCTCTACGACGAGCGGGACCAGATCGCCGACCGCCGTTCGGCCCTCGCCGCCCGGGCCAGGGGAGTGGAACAGGGCCGGAGCATCCTCGTGGCGCACGCGTCCGGTGACCCTGCCGCGCTGGGCGCCGACCAGGTCTGGGCCGTTGTGCACGCCGGCCGGAAGCCCGCAGACACGGCCCGCTGGGTGCGGGACGCGGGCATGTGGGTCTCGATCGACGCCGTCGCTGTGCTCGGCGTGGACTCCACGGCCACTCCCGGCACCGTGCTGGAGCTGGGTCTGCCGATCGGCTGGCTTGCCCCAGCCGGGCCGCCGCGGCCGTTCGCGATAGGCTGAGCGGATGCTGGTTCTCACGCGCAAACAGGGGGAAAAGATCCTCATCGGTGACGACATCGTCATCACGGTGCTCGAGGTCCGCGGCGACAGCATCCGCCTGGGTGTCGACGCCCCGCGGGGAATCTCCATCCAGCGTGCCGAGATCCTCAAGGCCGTCACCGAGGCCAACCTCGAGGCCAACCTCGCCGCGGACCGGGACGACCAGGTCGCGGCCGACCAGCTCAGATCGAGCCTAGGCCTCTAGGAGGCCGCTGAACAACTTTGGGTGCGGGTGTCGCTTATTTAAGGCGCGCCTGCGGCGGGTCGGCTCTTGGTCGTTAAGACTGGGGTGATGCAGGGTTGTGATGATGGTCAGCGTGAGATTTACGATGTCGATGCCGTAGCGGGGCACTTGCTTCCGCCTGGATCGGTGTTCGCTTTCCTCGCAGCGCACCGTCGGGAGCTGTTTCCCGACGATGCGTTTGCGGACTTGTTTTCCTCGCAGAACGGCCGCCCGTCAATACCGGCGGACGTGATCGCGTCGGTGATGGTGTTGCAAACACTGCACAACCTTTCCGACAGGGAAGCGGCCGAGGCGTTGACGTATGACCTGCGGTGGAAAGCCGCCTGCGGGTTCGCGCTGACTGAAACCTCTTTCCACCCGACCGTGCTGGTCTATTGGCGCAAACGCTTGGCTGCCAGTGACCGGCCGCACCGCATTTTTGAGGCCGTGACCGCGGTCATTGCCCAGTCCGGAGCATTGTCGGGGCGCAAACGCCGGGCGTTGGACTCAACAATTTTGGAGGATGCGGTTGCCCGGCAGGACACCGTCACGCAGCTGGTCGGACAGATCCGCCGTGTTGGCCGGGAGATCCCCGGCGCGGACGTGAGCGTCGCCGGCTTGACCGGCCATGATTACTCCCAGCCGGGCAAGCCCGACATTGCGTGGGACGACCGCGACGCCCGCGACGAGCTCGTCTCCCGCCTGGTCACCGATGCTCTCGCTCTGCTGGGCAGCATCAACGTCCATATCCTCAACAAGAAGCAGCAGGAAACCGTCGCGCTGCTTGCCTTGGTCGCCGGCCAAGACGTGGAACCCGCCGACGGGTCCGACGGGACCGACGGGCGGTGGCGGATCGCCCGCCGGGTCGCTCCCGACCGGGTGATTTCCACCGTCGATCCTGATGCCCGCCATGCGCACAAGAGCCGCCAGAAAAAGATCGACGGCTATAAAGCCCACGTCAACGCGGAGCCCGACACCGGGTTGGTGACGGCGGCAATGCTCACGAAAGCCTCTGGTTCGCAAAACAGCGACGCGGCTCGCGGCGGCGAGCTGCTCGCGGCCGACGTCAGCATCGGTGAGCAAAACATTGACGTGCTGGGTGATTCGGCCTATGGCAGCGGCGGGCTCCTGACCGAGATTCATGCCGCTGGGCACCGGCCGATCATCAAGCCGATGCCGCTGGGCCGAGCCGTTCCGGGCGGATTCACCATCGATGACTTCACCGTGGATGAAACCCTGCAGACCGTGACCTGCCCGGCCGGGAACGTCCGGTCGCTCAGCCCGAAACGACGGGCCAGTTTTGGTAGTTCGTGCCAGGCCTGCCCGCTGATGGCGCAGTGCACCACCGCGAAGTCCGGCAAGAAGATGCAGATTCATCCGCTGGATCAGGTTCGCCGGGAGCACCGCGTCACCGCTCAGGACCCGGACTTTCAAGCCCTTTATCGCCAGCACCGTCCAATGATTGAACGGACGCTGGCGTGGATGACGCGCGGGGCCCGGCGGGTCCGCTACCGCGGCGTTGCCAAGAACAATGCGGGGTGGGTGATCCGTGCTGCCGCGATCAATCTCAAACGGCTCCTCAACCTCGGTTTGACCAGCCAGAACGGGGTTTGGGCCCTTGGATAACACC encodes the following:
- a CDS encoding flagellar biosynthesis protein FlhA, which encodes MNSTLAKLAVPIGVVGIILLLVVPIPAGLLDVLIIVNILLALVTLLTTMFVKKPLDFSVFPSLLLVATLFRLGLNVASTRLVLGDGYAGQVIASFGHVAVGGSIIIGAVIFLILVVIQFVVVTKGAERVAEVGARFTLDAMPGKQMAIDADLNAGLITDVQAKDRRAEVSAEADFYGAMDGASKFVKGDAIAGLIIIIINLIGGIAIGMLQRGMEVGDALNTYALLTIGDGLVTQIPALLMAVSTGMIVTRSNAESDIGATASAQLTQSRTALMIAGAAAILMALIPGMPIIPFIIVGAGLIVISQRIKGNEAKAKAGAAAAAAVEGLAPRTDTAEDLMEQMRVHALEIQLAPDLVDLVSGASDDLLARVRALRRKIAIDLGMVVPPVRTRDNIDLPPSTYAIRIAGVEAGRGIAPAGKVLALGDNLESLPGTATIEPVFGLAGKWVPGEMRPRAEMAGATVIDRVSVLVTHLSSIITGNAARLLSREDVRVLTDGVRQVSPSAVDDLIPGLLSLAEVQRVLQGLLAEQIPINDLPRIYEALSVRAKVSVDAEGLVEAARQALGPALTALYLDGALLRVIMIEPGLEQSMLEGMRPSDAGSQILLDPVRVDAILGSLRSTIAAVEASGRTAVLVCAPALRPAIHRLVSAQAGGLPVLSYEEVTSARVAIETVGVVRANETLAA
- the csrA gene encoding carbon storage regulator CsrA; the protein is MLVLTRKQGEKILIGDDIVITVLEVRGDSIRLGVDAPRGISIQRAEILKAVTEANLEANLAADRDDQVAADQLRSSLGL
- a CDS encoding IS1182 family transposase — protein: MQGCDDGQREIYDVDAVAGHLLPPGSVFAFLAAHRRELFPDDAFADLFSSQNGRPSIPADVIASVMVLQTLHNLSDREAAEALTYDLRWKAACGFALTETSFHPTVLVYWRKRLAASDRPHRIFEAVTAVIAQSGALSGRKRRALDSTILEDAVARQDTVTQLVGQIRRVGREIPGADVSVAGLTGHDYSQPGKPDIAWDDRDARDELVSRLVTDALALLGSINVHILNKKQQETVALLALVAGQDVEPADGSDGTDGRWRIARRVAPDRVISTVDPDARHAHKSRQKKIDGYKAHVNAEPDTGLVTAAMLTKASGSQNSDAARGGELLAADVSIGEQNIDVLGDSAYGSGGLLTEIHAAGHRPIIKPMPLGRAVPGGFTIDDFTVDETLQTVTCPAGNVRSLSPKRRASFGSSCQACPLMAQCTTAKSGKKMQIHPLDQVRREHRVTAQDPDFQALYRQHRPMIERTLAWMTRGARRVRYRGVAKNNAGWVIRAAAINLKRLLNLGLTSQNGVWALG